One segment of Brassica napus cultivar Da-Ae chromosome C3, Da-Ae, whole genome shotgun sequence DNA contains the following:
- the LOC125584380 gene encoding auxin-responsive protein SAUR50-like has translation MARQIMITVESSKKKVGGIVKLKNVVERLVQIKGFSSAKKPCSEEYGRDCVPKDVKEGHVAVIAVDGYHEATQRFVVPLMFLEHPMFRKLLERAEEEYGFNHDGALMVPCRPSHLRKILTEQWC, from the coding sequence ATGGCTAGGCAAATAATGATCACAGTTGAGTCCTCAAAGAAGAAAGTGGGTGGAATTGTGAAGCTCAAGAATGTTGTAGAGAGGTTGGTGCAGATTAAAGGCTTTTCCTCGGCCAAGAAACCCTGTTCCGAGGAGTACGGCCGTGATTGTGTCCCAAAAGATGTGAAGGAAGGTCATGTTGCGGTGATAGCCGTTGATGGATATCATGAGGCTACACAAAGATTTGTTGTCCCACTAATGTTTCTAGAACACCCGATGTTCAGGAAGCTTCTCGAACGGGCGGAGGAAGAGTATGGGTTCAATCACGATGGAGCACTCATGGTACCATGCCGGCCAAGCCACCTCCGGAAGATATTGACCGAACAGTGGTGTTAG